The proteins below are encoded in one region of Pseudonocardia sp. DSM 110487:
- a CDS encoding right-handed parallel beta-helix repeat-containing protein, with product MKALRRAVQVIVTGTVAAVLLAGCGAPTPPPLERRQVPAAVTDNPGQPCVQEAPAADAPAAPAPAGLDVRYDRSTNLIDVVGGTGVTLPAIASAVGDPAALREVAPGEWQLGADLVVRGGAELQISAPQVRWLKLASEPGRFVSVEALGGKLDITGSCVTSWNEAQGTVDTGYDDGRSFLLARDGAQMTISHAELHYLGHGDVESYGLSWRTAGTGGGISDSLVSNLYYGLYTYEVSGLSVLDNEFRNNVLYGIDPHTGSTKLDIERNVVHDNGKHGIILAEDCVDSVIRDNVVYRNAHHGIVLYLRSDRNLVEGNETFGNQSQGININESGGNTLRNNEVYDNGETGVGITQLAQGNVVEGNQLRGNQQDGLRVVSESTATSVQNNIIAENARYGVYVDTSGAVDLTGNTITDNSSGVMTTGDPVTPPNANEVSGNKNADVVADRG from the coding sequence ATGAAGGCCCTCCGTCGGGCGGTGCAGGTGATCGTCACCGGCACCGTCGCAGCGGTCCTCCTCGCGGGGTGTGGTGCGCCCACACCGCCGCCGCTGGAGCGCCGCCAGGTCCCCGCGGCCGTCACCGACAACCCTGGGCAGCCGTGCGTGCAGGAGGCCCCCGCCGCCGACGCCCCGGCAGCACCCGCGCCGGCCGGCCTCGACGTCCGGTACGACCGCAGCACGAACCTGATCGACGTCGTCGGCGGCACCGGGGTGACGCTCCCGGCGATCGCGTCCGCCGTGGGAGATCCCGCCGCACTGCGCGAGGTGGCCCCCGGCGAGTGGCAGCTCGGCGCCGACCTCGTCGTGCGCGGCGGGGCCGAGCTGCAGATCAGCGCACCGCAGGTCCGGTGGCTCAAGCTCGCGAGCGAGCCGGGCCGGTTCGTCTCGGTCGAGGCGCTCGGTGGGAAGCTCGACATCACCGGCTCCTGCGTCACGTCCTGGAACGAGGCGCAGGGCACCGTCGACACCGGCTACGACGACGGCCGCAGCTTCCTGCTCGCCCGCGACGGCGCCCAGATGACGATCAGCCACGCCGAGCTGCACTACCTCGGCCACGGCGACGTGGAGTCCTACGGACTGTCCTGGCGCACGGCCGGCACCGGCGGCGGGATCAGCGACAGCCTCGTGTCGAACCTCTACTACGGCCTCTACACCTACGAGGTGAGCGGCCTGTCCGTGCTCGACAACGAGTTCCGCAACAACGTCCTGTACGGGATCGACCCGCACACCGGATCGACCAAGCTGGACATCGAGCGCAACGTCGTGCACGACAACGGCAAGCACGGGATCATCCTCGCCGAGGACTGCGTCGACAGCGTGATCCGCGACAACGTCGTCTACCGCAACGCCCACCACGGGATCGTGCTGTACCTGCGCTCGGACCGGAACCTCGTCGAGGGCAACGAGACCTTCGGCAACCAGTCCCAGGGCATCAACATCAACGAGTCCGGCGGCAACACGCTGCGCAACAACGAGGTGTACGACAACGGCGAGACCGGCGTCGGGATCACTCAGCTGGCGCAGGGCAACGTGGTGGAGGGCAACCAGCTGCGCGGCAACCAGCAGGACGGCCTTCGCGTGGTCAGCGAGTCGACCGCCACCTCCGTGCAGAACAACATCATCGCGGAGAACGCCCGGTACGGCGTGTACGTCGACACCAGCGGTGCGGTCGACCTCACCGGCAACACGATCACCGACAACAGCTCCGGCGTCATGACCACCGGCGACCCGGTGACCCCGCCGAACGCCAACGAGGTGAGCGGCAACAAGAACGCCGACGTGGTCGCCGACCGCGGATAG
- a CDS encoding right-handed parallel beta-helix repeat-containing protein, translating to MNTGTTSKRWVGRILATGMTTAVGLGLAAGTALAAPAAAAAPVTHAVAHTAATQAAAQPTQVITPDTTASVRRAWESRGRPHRMAIVRDFRIDLAVDGRVTRQIGRAGGTVTISDLDRALPADWLKVTDGTATLDAALVLTRSTALQFGGPGSPVRTLQLVGGATASDAASIHTGGGRVALNGITVTSVDPATGQPLPATAKGRPTIVANGGGRLDVTDSTLNDLGAVSDDTPGADDRGTAAVAFRTGSTGSLVRTTVARGSTGVQLSHSQGVHLDQLTVADSAENGLVLGGDQGTAMSGIRATGNGENGVLVSGESGGRPITGISTNANGAFGVAVVGETGTEVSAVDTVADQAGGLRISRSTNITVTGYTATDQRMGVFTHVHSSGIVLDGVQTTGGARGLVVEKSTSTLEARNSTFSGARVAGVAVNGTDIALNGVHVSDSRSGVRVDRGAHDVRLTGLTLDGGHDGLVTAAGTSGLVVTDLAVNDVESDGVRSFTPDARITDAQISGGGTGLDLAAGATITNSTITAAREGIRSRSPEQVYVSDVTVDTTELGVNTAEGSPFTLVNSNVHALESVRGVINQQGANDLSLPPLNLLGAIGVPLIVLAVVLEELHTYRQRRLGGTTRRRRPPLPLEA from the coding sequence ATGAACACCGGCACCACCAGCAAGCGGTGGGTCGGGCGGATCCTCGCGACGGGCATGACCACCGCCGTCGGACTGGGGCTCGCGGCAGGCACCGCGCTGGCCGCCCCGGCCGCGGCCGCCGCGCCCGTCACCCACGCGGTGGCCCACACCGCAGCGACCCAGGCGGCGGCCCAGCCGACCCAGGTGATCACCCCCGATACCACGGCCTCGGTGCGCAGGGCGTGGGAGTCCCGCGGCCGCCCGCACCGGATGGCGATCGTGCGGGACTTCCGCATCGACCTGGCCGTCGACGGCCGCGTCACCCGCCAGATCGGCCGGGCAGGCGGCACCGTGACCATCTCCGACCTCGACCGCGCCCTGCCGGCGGACTGGCTGAAGGTCACCGACGGCACCGCAACGCTCGACGCCGCTCTCGTCCTCACCCGCAGCACCGCGTTGCAGTTCGGCGGCCCCGGCAGCCCCGTGCGCACCCTGCAGCTCGTGGGTGGCGCCACCGCGTCCGATGCCGCCTCGATCCACACCGGCGGCGGCCGGGTGGCCCTCAACGGGATCACCGTCACCTCGGTCGACCCCGCCACCGGTCAACCGCTGCCCGCCACCGCGAAGGGCCGGCCGACGATCGTGGCCAACGGCGGTGGCCGCCTCGACGTCACAGACAGCACGCTCAACGACCTCGGCGCCGTGTCCGACGACACCCCCGGAGCCGACGACCGCGGCACCGCCGCCGTGGCGTTCCGCACCGGCAGCACCGGATCGCTCGTGCGCACCACCGTGGCGCGCGGCAGCACCGGGGTGCAGCTGTCCCACTCCCAGGGCGTGCACCTCGACCAGCTGACGGTCGCCGACTCCGCGGAGAACGGCCTCGTGCTGGGCGGTGACCAGGGCACCGCGATGAGCGGGATCCGCGCCACCGGCAACGGCGAGAACGGCGTTCTCGTCTCAGGGGAGAGCGGCGGGCGCCCGATCACCGGCATCAGCACGAACGCCAACGGGGCCTTCGGCGTCGCGGTCGTCGGCGAGACCGGAACGGAGGTCTCGGCTGTCGACACCGTGGCCGACCAGGCGGGCGGGCTGCGGATCTCCCGCTCCACGAACATCACGGTCACCGGCTACACGGCCACCGACCAGCGCATGGGCGTGTTCACCCACGTCCACAGCTCCGGGATCGTGCTCGACGGGGTCCAGACCACAGGGGGCGCCCGCGGGCTGGTCGTCGAGAAGAGCACCAGCACGCTCGAGGCGAGGAACTCGACGTTCAGCGGAGCCCGCGTGGCAGGCGTGGCCGTCAACGGCACCGACATCGCGCTGAACGGCGTCCATGTGTCCGACTCCCGGTCCGGCGTGCGCGTCGACCGCGGAGCGCACGACGTCCGCCTCACCGGGCTCACCCTCGACGGCGGGCACGACGGGCTCGTCACCGCGGCAGGCACGTCCGGTCTCGTCGTCACCGACCTCGCCGTCAACGACGTCGAGTCGGACGGCGTGCGCAGCTTCACCCCGGACGCCCGCATCACCGACGCGCAGATCAGCGGCGGCGGCACCGGGCTGGACCTCGCGGCGGGCGCCACGATCACGAACTCGACGATCACCGCCGCCCGGGAGGGGATCCGCTCCCGCTCCCCCGAGCAGGTCTACGTGTCCGACGTCACCGTCGACACGACGGAACTGGGCGTCAACACCGCGGAGGGCAGCCCGTTCACGCTCGTCAACTCCAACGTGCACGCACTGGAGTCGGTGCGCGGCGTGATCAACCAGCAGGGCGCCAACGACCTCAGCCTGCCCCCGCTCAACCTGCTCGGCGCGATCGGCGTCCCGCTGATCGTCCTCGCAGTGGTGCTGGAGGAACTGCACACCTACCGCCAGCGCCGTCTCGGCGGCACCACCCGGCGCCGCCGCCCACCACTCCCGCTGGAGGCGTGA
- a CDS encoding glycosyltransferase, whose amino-acid sequence MNLPLYYYVLGTPLGVLGLIRWGAWLVRRIPAVLYKPVINDHRLPISIVVPVYQEDPKIFAAAIESWLANDVEEVILVIDESDTTCQDVAARYPVTVVITDVPGKRDALRRGWRAASTELVALVDSDTIWADDVAAQVAKPFADPRIGGVGTRQSVYGSKGFLARITDMFLDHRYFDENASQSLLGKAVSCLSGRTAVYRRELLLEIEDDFMNETFWGVQSLSGDDKRLTTLILERGHLTYMQRTAEVWSTFPDRWRTFFRQRLRWARNTWRSDLRALSKPWVWRHPFLAYTMIDKGLSSFTLLLGPAAMVFAIVTQNWILAGVLLLWWQVSRAAKLAPHIRRRPSSFFFVLGYVAVSWLMAIIKITALVTIRKQAWLTRQVAVENGEVVRTSVEQPGTDHHDDDHHDNDHHDNVIPFRRAAA is encoded by the coding sequence ATGAACCTGCCCCTCTACTACTACGTGCTGGGCACGCCACTGGGCGTGCTCGGCCTGATCCGCTGGGGCGCATGGCTCGTGCGCCGCATCCCCGCGGTGCTGTACAAGCCGGTGATCAACGACCACCGGCTGCCGATCTCGATCGTGGTGCCGGTCTACCAGGAAGACCCGAAGATCTTCGCGGCGGCGATCGAGTCGTGGCTCGCCAACGACGTCGAGGAAGTCATCCTCGTCATCGACGAGTCCGACACCACCTGTCAGGACGTCGCGGCCCGTTACCCCGTCACCGTTGTCATCACCGACGTGCCGGGCAAGCGCGACGCCCTCCGCAGGGGGTGGCGGGCCGCCAGCACCGAGCTCGTCGCGCTCGTCGACTCCGACACGATCTGGGCCGACGACGTCGCCGCCCAGGTGGCCAAGCCGTTCGCCGACCCGCGCATCGGCGGGGTGGGCACCCGGCAGTCCGTGTACGGGTCGAAGGGCTTCCTCGCCCGGATCACGGACATGTTCCTCGACCACCGCTACTTCGACGAGAACGCCAGCCAGAGCCTGCTCGGCAAGGCCGTCTCCTGTCTCTCCGGGCGCACCGCCGTCTACCGGCGCGAGCTCCTGCTGGAGATCGAGGACGACTTCATGAACGAGACGTTCTGGGGCGTCCAGTCGCTCTCCGGCGACGACAAGCGGCTCACCACGCTGATCCTGGAGCGGGGCCACCTCACCTACATGCAGCGCACGGCCGAGGTCTGGTCCACGTTCCCGGACCGCTGGCGCACCTTCTTCCGCCAGCGGCTGCGCTGGGCGCGCAACACATGGCGCTCGGACCTGCGGGCGCTGTCCAAGCCGTGGGTGTGGCGCCACCCGTTCCTCGCCTACACCATGATCGACAAGGGTCTGAGCAGCTTCACGCTCTTGCTCGGGCCGGCCGCGATGGTGTTCGCCATCGTCACGCAGAACTGGATCCTCGCGGGCGTGCTGCTGCTCTGGTGGCAGGTCAGCCGCGCGGCCAAGCTCGCGCCCCACATCCGGCGCAGGCCGTCCAGCTTCTTCTTCGTGCTGGGCTACGTGGCCGTGTCATGGCTGATGGCGATCATCAAGATCACCGCGCTGGTCACAATCCGCAAGCAGGCCTGGCTCACGCGCCAGGTCGCGGTGGAGAACGGCGAGGTCGTGCGCACCTCGGTCGAGCAGCCCGGCACCGACCACCACGACGACGATCACCACGACAACGACCACCACGACAACGTCATCCCCTTCCGGAGGGCAGCGGCATGA
- a CDS encoding 2-dehydropantoate 2-reductase N-terminal domain-containing protein, translating to MSRIFIMGSGVVGAATGEGFLKAGHDVTFVDINEVRVRELRDRGWDARTAIDLADEPQSLIFLTLPTPNDGHRYDLSAFTAGTAAVGRAIADASAEHIVVVRSTVPPGTTEGLVKTTLEESSGKVANEGFGLASNPEFLRAASAAEDFANPWMTIIASRDPRNVERLRSLLSPFGGELRTFTNPAEAEFIKAAHNIYNATKISFWNEMWLVAQKIGLDLDPIAATVARSAEGSINPEYGIRGGAPYGGVCLPKDTQGFLGFAGTVGVDMPLLSAVVEVNDRLAAIVDHEIEKVAHADASELRGQSSIPGAERESA from the coding sequence ATGAGCAGGATTTTCATCATGGGTTCCGGTGTCGTGGGCGCCGCGACCGGTGAAGGTTTCCTGAAGGCCGGCCACGACGTCACGTTCGTCGACATCAACGAGGTCCGGGTGCGCGAGCTGCGCGACCGCGGCTGGGACGCGCGCACCGCGATCGACCTCGCCGACGAGCCGCAGTCACTGATCTTCCTGACCCTGCCGACGCCGAACGACGGACACCGCTACGACCTGTCGGCGTTCACCGCGGGCACCGCCGCCGTCGGCCGGGCGATCGCCGACGCGTCGGCCGAGCACATCGTCGTCGTGCGCTCCACCGTGCCGCCCGGCACCACCGAGGGCCTGGTCAAGACCACCCTGGAGGAGAGCTCGGGGAAGGTCGCGAACGAGGGCTTCGGCCTGGCGTCGAACCCCGAGTTCCTGCGCGCGGCCTCTGCCGCCGAGGACTTCGCCAACCCGTGGATGACGATCATCGCCAGCCGCGACCCGCGCAACGTCGAGCGACTGCGCTCCCTGCTGTCCCCCTTCGGCGGCGAGCTGCGCACCTTCACCAACCCGGCCGAGGCCGAGTTCATCAAGGCCGCGCACAACATCTACAACGCCACCAAGATCAGCTTCTGGAACGAGATGTGGCTGGTCGCCCAGAAGATCGGCCTCGACCTCGACCCGATCGCCGCCACCGTGGCCCGCTCGGCAGAGGGGTCCATCAACCCCGAGTACGGCATCCGCGGCGGCGCCCCCTACGGCGGGGTCTGCCTGCCCAAGGACACCCAGGGCTTCCTCGGCTTCGCCGGCACCGTCGGGGTGGACATGCCGCTGCTGTCCGCCGTGGTGGAGGTCAACGACCGCCTCGCCGCGATCGTCGACCACGAGATCGAGAAGGTCGCGCACGCCGACGCGAGCGAGCTGCGCGGCCAGAGCTCGATCCCGGGCGCGGAGCGCGAGTCGGCATGA
- a CDS encoding ABC transporter substrate-binding protein: MRPVRASRILAALGAALALLVAGCGSGGGPEPIRVALDWTPNTNHTGLFVAQQEGWFREAGLDVQFLPYNNTSPDTLVSSGAAEFGVSFQDSFTFSKAAGAEITSVMAVLQHWATQIAVRADRADITSPRDLDGKTYGGFGAAYEEPKMRAVIQDAGGTGTFRTVVLGTAAYEALYAGEVDFTEPFIAWEGIEAELRGQPLKTFSYTDYGFPDAYNVLLIGNSPWLSAHPDLAAKFVQAAQRGYQLAADDPDRAAQLLMDANPGAFTEPELVTRSQHMLAERFLRDENGRVGTQTPEKWAGYSGWVFDSGALTGPDGAPLTQRPDFSTWFTDAYLAPPA, translated from the coding sequence GTGAGACCCGTTCGCGCATCCCGGATCCTCGCCGCCCTCGGGGCGGCACTCGCCCTGCTGGTGGCGGGTTGCGGATCCGGAGGCGGCCCGGAGCCGATCCGCGTGGCGCTCGACTGGACCCCGAACACCAACCACACCGGCCTATTCGTGGCCCAGCAGGAGGGCTGGTTCCGCGAGGCGGGCCTCGACGTGCAGTTCCTGCCGTACAACAACACCTCGCCCGACACGCTCGTGTCCTCCGGCGCGGCCGAGTTCGGCGTCTCCTTCCAGGACTCGTTCACGTTCTCGAAGGCGGCGGGCGCCGAGATCACATCCGTGATGGCCGTGCTGCAGCACTGGGCCACGCAGATCGCGGTGCGGGCGGACCGCGCCGACATCACGTCCCCGCGCGACCTGGACGGCAAGACGTACGGCGGGTTCGGCGCGGCGTACGAGGAGCCCAAGATGCGGGCCGTCATCCAGGACGCGGGCGGCACGGGCACGTTCCGGACGGTCGTGCTGGGCACGGCCGCGTACGAGGCGCTCTACGCGGGCGAGGTCGACTTCACCGAGCCGTTCATCGCGTGGGAAGGCATCGAGGCGGAGCTGCGCGGGCAGCCGCTCAAGACGTTCTCCTACACCGACTACGGGTTCCCGGACGCCTACAACGTGCTGCTCATCGGCAACTCGCCGTGGCTCTCGGCCCACCCCGACCTCGCGGCGAAGTTCGTGCAGGCCGCGCAGCGCGGCTACCAGCTCGCGGCCGACGACCCGGACCGCGCCGCCCAGCTCCTCATGGATGCCAACCCGGGCGCGTTCACCGAACCGGAGCTCGTGACGCGCAGCCAGCACATGCTCGCCGAGCGGTTCCTGCGCGACGAGAACGGCCGCGTGGGCACGCAGACGCCCGAGAAGTGGGCGGGGTACTCGGGATGGGTGTTCGACTCGGGCGCGCTCACCGGACCCGACGGAGCGCCGCTGACCCAGCGTCCCGACTTCTCCACGTGGTTCACCGATGCCTACCTCGCCCCGCCCGCCTGA
- a CDS encoding ABC transporter permease — translation MGPPVVLVGLGLVVWQWYVTATDVRPQVLPSPLRVLEQGWAFRDQIWANTVPTLQVTAVGFAVSLALGWAIAIAVDFSPWLRRALTPLLVASQTLPIIAIAPLLIIWFGFGLFPKVVVIALVTFFPITVGLIEGFAATDRQATSLLRSMGASRWQQFRYVRLPGAMPRFFTALRIGITYAVTGAIFAEYVGATAGLGIFMSLQKNSFRTDLVLAAVLVTALLSVTLFLLTYAVERLVVPWYRRG, via the coding sequence GTGGGCCCGCCGGTGGTGCTCGTGGGCCTCGGGCTCGTGGTGTGGCAGTGGTACGTGACCGCGACGGACGTTCGGCCGCAGGTGCTTCCCTCGCCGTTGCGGGTGCTGGAGCAGGGCTGGGCGTTCCGCGACCAGATCTGGGCCAACACGGTGCCGACGCTGCAGGTCACGGCGGTCGGGTTCGCGGTGTCCTTGGCGTTGGGCTGGGCGATCGCGATCGCGGTGGACTTCTCGCCGTGGCTGCGGCGTGCCCTCACGCCACTGCTCGTCGCCTCGCAGACGCTGCCGATCATCGCGATCGCCCCGCTGCTGATCATCTGGTTCGGGTTCGGGCTGTTCCCGAAGGTCGTGGTGATCGCCCTCGTCACGTTCTTCCCGATCACGGTGGGGCTCATCGAGGGGTTCGCCGCCACTGATCGGCAGGCCACGAGCCTGCTGCGCAGCATGGGGGCGTCGCGCTGGCAGCAGTTCCGCTACGTGCGGCTGCCCGGAGCCATGCCCCGGTTCTTCACGGCGCTGCGCATCGGCATCACCTACGCCGTCACGGGCGCGATCTTCGCCGAGTACGTCGGGGCGACGGCCGGCCTCGGCATCTTCATGAGCCTGCAGAAGAACTCCTTCCGCACCGACCTCGTGCTCGCCGCCGTGCTGGTCACGGCCCTGTTGTCGGTGACGCTGTTCCTGCTCACCTACGCCGTCGAACGGCTCGTCGTCCCCTGGTATCGCCGTGGCTGA
- a CDS encoding ABC transporter ATP-binding protein, giving the protein MAEAKLVLDGLRKAFPGPLQVLDGVEFDVAPGEFVSVIGPSGCGKSTLFNVIAGLDLPDAGRVLVDGEDATGRVDHVAYMPQRDLLFPWRTVLDNTTLGLEVAGMRRRAARERARALFAPFGLEGFESARPHELSGGMRQRAALLRTVVQDRAVLLLDEPFGALDSLTRTDMQTWLEEVRARFGWTVLLITHDIREAAFLSDRVIVLGPRPTRVRREVAVDLPRPRQVELITSTRFTEVEAELLSALRGAPS; this is encoded by the coding sequence GTGGCTGAGGCCAAGCTCGTACTTGACGGCCTGCGCAAGGCGTTCCCCGGCCCACTACAGGTGCTGGACGGGGTGGAGTTCGACGTCGCGCCGGGGGAGTTCGTCTCGGTGATCGGGCCGAGCGGCTGCGGCAAGTCCACGCTGTTCAACGTGATCGCCGGGCTGGACCTCCCGGACGCGGGCCGCGTGCTCGTGGACGGTGAGGACGCCACCGGGCGCGTCGACCACGTCGCCTACATGCCGCAGCGGGACCTGCTGTTCCCGTGGCGCACGGTGCTGGACAACACGACGCTCGGTCTTGAGGTGGCCGGGATGCGGCGGCGGGCGGCGCGGGAGCGGGCCCGCGCGCTGTTCGCGCCCTTCGGCCTCGAGGGTTTCGAGTCCGCGCGGCCGCACGAGCTGTCGGGCGGGATGCGCCAGCGGGCCGCGCTGCTGCGCACCGTTGTGCAGGACAGGGCGGTGCTGCTGCTCGACGAGCCGTTCGGCGCGCTCGACTCGCTCACCCGCACCGACATGCAGACCTGGCTGGAGGAGGTCCGGGCCCGGTTCGGGTGGACGGTCCTGCTGATCACCCACGACATCCGCGAGGCGGCTTTCCTGTCCGACCGGGTCATCGTGCTCGGGCCGCGGCCCACCCGCGTGCGGCGGGAGGTGGCGGTGGACCTGCCCCGTCCCCGTCAGGTGGAGCTGATCACCTCGACGCGGTTCACGGAGGTCGAGGCGGAGCTGCTCTCGGCGTTGCGCGGCGCGCCGTCCTGA
- a CDS encoding tetratricopeptide repeat protein produces the protein MAWWSREGRDRGSARPRGQEDVAGLAARNADGVSYFAVGRAADAIPRFADAYEGCLASLGADHPHTLTAAGNLAAACVAAGDSRRGLDLMAANLADRVRVFGDADPRTLTAADAMACAYRLVGEVNEAITLSDRVTADRRRILGPAHPDTLVSRMGMALARAAAGDVMAALTLLEVTLHDSEQAHGARSQHSIALRANIAACLAAAGRGDEALAAYRQAVDDSAALLGANHPDTVALHEEMLSVVQDGAPRNAESSSASTSVNRVEVISST, from the coding sequence ATGGCGTGGTGGTCGCGCGAGGGACGCGATCGCGGATCCGCCCGCCCGCGTGGCCAGGAGGACGTCGCGGGGCTCGCCGCGCGCAACGCCGACGGTGTCAGCTACTTCGCGGTGGGACGCGCCGCCGACGCGATCCCGCGCTTCGCGGACGCGTACGAGGGGTGTCTCGCCTCGCTCGGCGCCGATCACCCCCACACGCTCACCGCCGCGGGCAACCTGGCCGCGGCGTGCGTCGCCGCGGGCGATTCGCGGCGTGGGCTGGATCTGATGGCCGCGAACCTGGCCGACCGGGTACGGGTGTTCGGCGACGCCGACCCGCGCACGCTCACCGCAGCCGACGCCATGGCCTGCGCGTATCGACTGGTCGGCGAGGTGAACGAGGCGATCACGCTGTCCGACCGCGTCACAGCGGACCGCAGGCGGATCCTCGGGCCCGCCCACCCCGACACCCTCGTGTCCCGGATGGGCATGGCACTCGCCCGCGCCGCGGCGGGGGACGTGATGGCGGCCCTCACGCTCCTGGAAGTCACCCTGCACGACTCCGAGCAGGCCCACGGCGCCCGGAGCCAGCACTCGATCGCGCTGCGGGCGAACATCGCCGCCTGCTTGGCGGCGGCCGGCCGCGGCGACGAGGCCCTCGCGGCGTACCGGCAGGCCGTCGACGACTCGGCCGCGCTGCTCGGCGCGAACCACCCCGACACCGTCGCGTTGCACGAGGAGATGCTGAGCGTCGTTCAGGACGGCGCGCCGCGCAACGCCGAGAGCAGCTCCGCCTCGACCTCCGTGAACCGCGTCGAGGTGATCAGCTCCACCTGA
- a CDS encoding LacI family DNA-binding transcriptional regulator, with amino-acid sequence MKDVALRAGVSLGTVSNVLNRPELVSERTRQRVQAAIAELGFVRNESARQLRGGGSRTLAYVVLDTSNPFFTDVAEGVQEAADGAGLALFLCNSAESAGRQASFLDLLEQQRVEGVLITPVDVADPRIGALAGRGTPVVIVDRGAGPDGCSVAVDDVLGGDLAVTHLLETGHQRIAFVGGPRAIGQVADRITGAEKAVARSPGAELVIMETAALNVAEGRRAGERIAGMPAVRRPTAAFCANDLLALGLLQQMVRLGLRVPDDLAIVGYDDIEFAEAAAVPLTSVSQPRQLLGRTAAELLLEERRAPDDHQHQQVVFAPELVVRASTRLRQR; translated from the coding sequence ATGAAAGACGTGGCTCTGCGCGCCGGCGTCTCGCTCGGGACCGTGTCCAACGTGCTCAACCGTCCCGAGCTGGTCAGCGAGCGCACCCGGCAGCGGGTGCAGGCCGCGATCGCCGAGCTCGGTTTCGTGCGCAACGAGTCGGCCCGTCAGCTGCGCGGCGGGGGCAGCCGCACGCTCGCCTACGTCGTGCTGGACACGTCCAACCCGTTCTTCACCGACGTCGCCGAGGGCGTGCAGGAGGCCGCGGACGGCGCGGGGCTCGCGCTCTTCCTCTGCAACAGCGCCGAGAGCGCCGGCCGCCAGGCGAGCTTCCTCGACCTGCTCGAGCAGCAGCGGGTGGAGGGCGTGCTGATCACACCGGTCGACGTGGCCGACCCGCGAATCGGCGCGCTCGCGGGGCGCGGCACACCGGTGGTGATCGTCGACAGGGGTGCGGGTCCAGACGGCTGTTCGGTGGCCGTCGACGACGTGCTGGGCGGCGACCTCGCCGTCACGCACCTGCTGGAAACGGGCCACCAGCGCATCGCGTTCGTGGGCGGCCCGCGCGCGATCGGCCAGGTGGCCGACCGGATCACCGGCGCGGAGAAGGCGGTCGCCCGCTCGCCGGGAGCGGAGCTCGTCATCATGGAGACCGCCGCACTGAACGTCGCCGAGGGCCGCAGGGCGGGCGAGCGGATCGCCGGGATGCCGGCGGTGCGCCGCCCCACGGCGGCGTTCTGCGCCAACGATCTGCTCGCGCTCGGGCTGCTGCAGCAGATGGTGCGGCTCGGGCTGCGCGTCCCCGACGACCTGGCGATCGTCGGTTACGACGACATCGAGTTCGCCGAGGCCGCCGCCGTGCCGCTGACGTCGGTGAGCCAGCCGCGGCAGCTGCTGGGGCGCACCGCGGCCGAGCTGCTGCTGGAGGAGCGCCGCGCACCGGATGACCACCAGCACCAGCAGGTGGTGTTCGCTCCCGAGCTCGTGGTGCGCGCGTCCACCCGCCTGCGTCAGAGGTAG
- a CDS encoding SDR family NAD(P)-dependent oxidoreductase, which translates to MSERVIRQAVVTGGGTGIGRAIAARLAADGADVVIVGRRADVLATAAKEITSRPVSCPTLRSPTPPAPQAAVPRCSEPTGSPRA; encoded by the coding sequence ATGAGCGAACGAGTGATCCGGCAGGCGGTGGTGACTGGCGGCGGCACCGGGATCGGCCGGGCGATCGCCGCGCGCCTGGCCGCCGACGGGGCCGATGTGGTGATCGTCGGCAGGAGGGCCGATGTGCTCGCCACCGCGGCGAAGGAGATCACGTCGCGCCCGGTTTCGTGCCCGACACTGCGTTCACCCACCCCGCCGGCTCCGCAGGCTGCCGTCCCCCGGTGTTCTGAGCCGACCGGCTCACCGAGGGCGTGA